One genomic window of Cannabis sativa cultivar Pink pepper isolate KNU-18-1 chromosome 2, ASM2916894v1, whole genome shotgun sequence includes the following:
- the LOC115718683 gene encoding probable fatty acyl-CoA reductase 4, with the protein MEIQNNNMRFLENKTILVTGAAGFLAKLLVEKILRVSPNVKKIYLLLRTSDTNSARHRMHNEVIEKEVFRVLREERGKDFDEFIEQKLEAIGGDISFEDLRIEDIHLRHQIWDNLDIIINSAATTDFYERYDYSLSINTMGVVHILNFAKKCRKKITLLHISTAYVCGEVEGVIEERAFEIGGTLKKSRSSNNNNNNNNNNKLDFELEKQLVQQKLYQLQQQQASQQTITTTMKEFGIQRAKLFGWPNTYVFTKAMGEMCLEQSKLDDLSIIIIRPTMITSTYKEPFSGWIEGLRTVDSVIIGYAKGKVTCFLGNPKLILDLIPADMVVNAVFMAIQAQDKKDSGIIYQVGSSMRNPINISQIYNSSFRYFTENPLISKIDKKPIRVGKLTFFKTLTTFQIYLTIRFILPLKIWYLISRVIWYGDSKDKYSEYMKKINSVIHLVQLYKPYVLFNGIFDDLNLERLRQNAKDESEDEALLLNCDPKCIVWEDYMINTHIPGLLNYVYYK; encoded by the exons ATGGAaatccaaaataataatatgagaTTTTTAGAGAATAAGACAATTTTAGTGACTGGAGCAGCTGGATTTCTTGCAAAAC ttttGGTGGAGAAAATACTAAGAGTTTCGCCAAATGTGAAGAAGATTTATCTTCTTTTAAGGACTTCTGATACTAACTCTGCAAGACATCGTATGCATAACGAG gTTATAGAAAAAGAAGTGTTTAGGGTTTTAAGGGAAGAAAGAGGGAAAGATTTTGATGAATTTATAGAGCAAAAATTAGAAGCAATTGGTGGAGACATTTCATTTGAAGACCTCAGAATTGAAGATATTCATTTAAGGCATCAAATTTGGGACAATTTAGACATTATTATCAATTCTGCAGCAACAACCGATTTTTATGAaag ATATGACTATTCATTGTCAATTAATACAATGGGAGTGGTTCACATCTTGAACTTTGCCAAGAAATGTCGTAAAAAAATCACTCTTCTTCATATCTCTACcg CTTATGTGTGTGGAGAAGTAGAAGGAGTTATAGAAGAGAGAGCCTTTGAAATTGGAGGAACACTAAAGAAAAGTAGGTcatccaataataataataataataataataataataaacttgaTTTTGAATTGGAAAAACAACTTGTCCAACAAAAATTGTATCAACTTCAACAACAACAAGCTTCACAACAAACAATTACTACCACAATGAAAGAATTTGGCATTCAAag GGCAAAGCTATTTGGATGGCCAAATACATATGTGTTTACTAAAGCAATGGGAGAAATGTGCTTAGAACAATCCAAATTAGATGATCTCTCCATCATTATTATACGCCCAACTATGATTACAAGCACTTATAAAGAACCATTTTCTGGCTGGATTGAAGGTTTGAG AACTGTTGATAGCGTAATTATTGGTTATGCCAAAGGAAAAGTTACATGCTTCTTAGGAAATCCCAAGTTGATACTTGATTTG atCCCAGCTGACATGGTTGTGAATGCCGTTTTTATGGCCATACAAGCTCAAGATAAAAAGGACTCGGGAATTATTTACCAAGTTGGATCTTCAATGCGAAATCCTATAAATATTTCTCAGATTTACAACTCGAGCTTTCGTTACTTCACTGAAAATCCATTGATTAGCAAGATTGACAAAAAACCCATCAGAGTTGGCAAGCTCACATTTTTTAAAACCTTGACTACTTTCCAAATCTACCTCACTATTCGATTCATCTTACCTTTGAAG ATATGGTACCTAATTAGTAGAGTAATATGGTATGGAGATAGCAAGGACAAGTATAGTGAATACATGAAGAAGATTAATTCAGTAATTCATTTGGTACAACTTTACAAACCATATGTCCTATTCAATGGCAT ATTTGATGATTTAAACTTGGAAAGGCTAAGGCAAAATGCAAAGGATGAAAGTGAAGATGAAgcattattattaaattgtgATCCAAAGTGTATTGTTTGGGAAGATTACATGATCAACACTCATATTCCTGGCCTCTTAAACTATGTTtattacaaataa
- the LOC115720620 gene encoding fatty acyl-CoA reductase 3 → MELDSVLKFLENKTILVTGATGFLAKIFVEKILRVQPNVKKLYLLLRASDVKSATQRLNTEILNKDLFKVLKEKMGGNFNNFVGEKICVMGGDITCEDLGVEDSNLRHQMLTQLDAIVNLAATTNFDERYDVSLYLNTMGPKYVLNFAKQCTKLKILVHVSTAYVAGEKEGVIVESPCEMGESLNGAIGLDINNELNLLQQKLKQLQPNNSDLTNSQITLAMKDFGLQRAKEFGWPNTYVFTKAMGEMILEEEKANINVVILRPTIVTSTYKEPFPGWVEGIRTIDSMAVGYAKGKLTCFLGDLESIVDVIPADYVVNAIVVAMAVHGNDPYLNRKIYQVGSSMRNPVKYRELQEFGYRYFSMKPWINKDGKPIKVQKVTILSDMESFQRYMTIRYLLFLKGLELVNNAFCQYFQGTYLHLSRKIKYVMRLVELYRPYLFFKGVFDDINTERLIMETKESGIETEIFYFDAKTINWEEYFLTVHVPGIVKYVFK, encoded by the exons atGGAGTTGGATAGTGTATTGAAATTTCTTGAGAACAAGACCATTTTGGTGACTGGTGCTACTGGCTTTCTGGCAAAGA TTTTTGTGGAGAAAATACTTAGGGTTCAACCTAATGTGAAAAAACTCTACCTTCTTTTAAGAGCGTCTGATGTCAAATCGGCCACACAACGTTTGAATACCGAG ATTCTCAACAAAGATTTATTCAAAGTATTAAAGGAAAAAATGGGTGGAAATTTCAACAATTTTGTTGGAGAAAAAATATGTGTGATGGGAGGAGACATTACTTGTGAGGATTTGGGAGTAGAAGACTCTAATTTGAGACATCAAATGTTGACTCAATTAGATGCAATTGTTAATTTGGCTGCAACCACAAATTTTGATGAAAG ATATGATGTTTCACTATATCTCAACACAATGGGACCTAAGTATGTATTGAACTTTGCCAAGCAGTGTACCAAATTAAAGATTCTAGTTCATGTCTCCACAG cttatGTTGCAGGAGAAAAGGAAGGAGTAATTGTTGAAAGTCCATGTGAGATGGGTGAGAGTCTTAATGGTGCAATTGGTTTAGATATCAATAATGAGCTAAATCTTCTCCAACAAAAACTCAAACAACTTCAACCTAATAATTCTGATCTTACAAACTCCCAAATTACTCTTGCTATGAAAGATTTTGGTCTCCAAAG GGCTAAGGAATTTGGATGGCCAAACACATATGTATTCACAAAGGCAATGGGAGAAATGatattagaagaagaaaaggcaAATATAAATGTTGTGATATTAAGGCCTACCATTGTTACAAGCACTTACAAAGAACCCTTTCCAGGTTGGGTTGAAGGGATTag AACAATTGATAGTATGGCAGTGGGATATGCTAAAGGAAAATTGACATGTTTTCTAGGTGATTTGGAGTCCATTGTTGATGTT ATTCCAGCTGATTACGTAGTGAATGCCATAGTTGTAGCTATGGCAGTTCACGGGAACGATCCTTACTTAAATAGAAAAATCTATCAAGTGGGCTCGTCGATGAGAAACCCTGTGAAATACCGAGAACTCCAAGAGTTTGGGTATCGTTATTTCTCAATGAAACCATGGATAAACAAGGATGGAAAGCCTATCAAGGTTCAAAAGGTTACAATTTTGAGTGACATGGAAAGCTTCCAAAGATACATGACCATTCGTTACTTGCTCTTCTTAAAG GGTTTGGAATTGGTGAACAATGCATTTTGCCAATATTTTCAAGGAACATATCTTCATCTTAGTAGAAAGATTAAATATGTTATGAGACTTGTGGAGCTATACCGACCTTACTTATTCTTCAAAGGAGT ATTCGATGACATAAACACAGAAAGATTGATAATGGAAACGAAGGAAAGTGGGATTGAAACAGAAATATTTTACTTCGACGCAAAGACAATCAATTGGGAAGAATATTTTCTCACTGTTCATGTTCCTGGCATAGTCAAATATGTTTTCAAatga